The stretch of DNA ctttacattatgggcttaaaactgccttcaaatggaaaataacaggattttaaacatgacattcaaaacgccattaatcgcaaTTAACTATAGAAATTCGCggaaattaatcgtttgacagccctaatatattcATAACTTTTTCGGCTTATACACCAGGTGAGAAACTTTAAtttgaaggagcagcagcaggaacatCTTTAAATCCAGTATCCCGTTCCTATAATACATCTATGATTATAACACGGGTCATTGCTGCTGGCTTCCTGTAACATTATTTCAGACCTTAAATCTAACAAACTGGTATTAGGAACATGCAGCACATTTCTTACACCACCTGTGAGGGTCTTAAATTTCCATTTGGGTCACAGTCTCACAGCTTGAGGTGTTTACACAGCTGATTCAGAGCGCACTCATCCTTCTGTTCATGTCCATTCTGAACTTGGCTCAGAGCCATACAACCAAAGGCCTGCTGGGAGGAGTGACGTGTGTACTGCAGGTGTCCAAGATATTCTgtcatgtatgcatgtatgtaaacGGGTCAGTGATGGTTTTtagtggtttagtttaaatttaaagagttaaaatgtagaaaataaacgtatgaataacttcacacattctttttttgtggacccagcatcaaatttctgcttttaatccatttagagagaatatattagaggattatggtaaaaatgtctaagtggtgtaaccataaaaactttggaaggaaggaaaggagggaaggagggaaggagggagggagggagggagggaaggaagggagggagggagggaggaaggaaggaaggaaggaaggaaggaaaatatattaaaggattatggtaaaaatgtctaagtggtgtaaccataaaatctttggaaggaaggaaggaaggaagggagggagggagggaggaaggaaaagaaggaagggaggaaggaaggaaggagaatatattagaggattatggtaaaaatgtctaagtggtgtaaccataaaaactttggaaaggaatggaggaaggagggagggagggaggaaggaaggaaggaaggaaggaaggaaggaaggaaggaaggaaggaaggaaggaaaatatattaaaggattatggcaaaaatgtctaagtggtgtaaccataaaaactttgtaccaaataattcaacttgcttaaccctcctgttgtccttgagtcaaggaagggagggagggagggaggaaaggaaggaaaggaggaaggaaggaaggaagacagaaggaaaggacggaggaaggaagagaggaagaaggaaagaaagtaggaaggaaggtagggaggaaatgagggaaggaggaaggaagacagaaggaaaggacggaggaaggaacggaggaagaaggaaagaaagtaggaaggaaggtagggaggaaatgagggaaggaggaaggaggacacctctgctctaaatattttaaaaaccaCTAACCGAGCATATGAAAGGTTCAGCAGTGGAGGGTTTGTAAAgcagatgtttgtgtttctggttGCAGGACACGGCAGGACAGGAGCGTTACCGCACCATCACCACGGCTTACTACCGCGGCGCCATGGGCTTCATCCTCATGTATGACATCACCAACGAGGAGTCCTTCAACGCCGTCCAGGACTGGTACGTGATTGGCTCGGAGCTTCATTCAGACTCTAGTTATTAACAGCTGGTGATTtatactgctgtgtgtgtgtgtgtgtgtgtgtgtgtgtgtgtgtgtgtgtgtgtgtgtgtgtcgcaggGCCACCCAGATTAAGACGTACTCGTGGGACAACGCCCAGGTGATCATGGTGGGAAACAAGTGCGACATGGACGAGGAGAGAATCGTTCCTccagagaaaggaaaacaccTCGCTGATCAATTAGGTGAGATTTGATTTGGATGATCAATCAAAATTATGTACCTCATCTAccactgaagtaaaagtactgcagtattatagtgatgtagtatgcagtattacagtaaaagtactgcagtattatagtgatgtagtatgcagtattacagtaaaagtactgcagtattatagtgatgtagtatgcagtattacagtaaaagtactgcagtattatagtgatgtagtatgcagtattacagtaaaagtactgcagtattatagtgatgtagtatgcagtattacagtaaaagtactgcagtattatagtgatgtagtatgcagtattacagtaaaagtactgcagtattatagtgatgtagtatgcagtattacagtaaaagtactgcagtataatagtaatgtagtatgcagtattactagtttatactactttatatacagttagctagtttacgctactttatatacagttagctagtttatactactttatatacagttagctagtttacactactttatatacagttagctagtttatactactttatatacagttagctagtttatactactttatatacggttagctagtttttactactttatatacagttagctagtttatactactttatatacggttagctagtttatactactttatatacagttagctagtttatactactttatatactgttagctagtttatactactttatatacagttagctagtttacactactttatatacagttagctagtttatactactttatatacagttagctagtttatactactttatatacagttagctagtttacactactttatatacagttagctagtttagtccagtggttcccaacctaggggtggggcccctccaaagggtcagcagataaatgtgagggctgctgagatgattaatgggaaagaagaaaaaacaaagtcctgatacacaaatgtgttttcagtttttggactttttctctaatctttgatttttgctgaaatattggatcatttgaacatttattgaaatgaaagcatgtgagaagtttagagggaagaatcagtatttggtggagctgttaacaactcatagacatctgagatgtgagccgactacacactgctgactggtttcatctttaacaatgtgttggattttaaaagcttgttatattatccattgagtcaaatctgcatctgaacaGTAAAGCTGTACCTCAGTACCTCAGATACTTTGCACTGTCATGGTGTTACTGTCTCTCCATGTTCAGCTGCACTTTGCGAAACAGGAGATGAACTTCTATTAACCAGTTCAACTACAGGAGAAAATGACTTTCCCCtccgggtgtgtgtgtgtgtgtgtgtgtgtaaaacaaaataCTAAAAGTGTGTGTTCCTATTGCTCGGGGGGAAAATGACATGATCTAATGAGAAAATGCACAATACTGGTTTTAGCTCCACTGCTTGGAGCTATTTTACCAAGATATGAGTCCTGTATAAATAAACACGCTGCAGGCTGAAGATTAAACTCAAACTAAAATAAGAGTTGTTCAAGTTAAAGACGCTGTGAGACGCTGTGAGACGCGAGTGAAGTTCTGCCAGATGTCTGAATCCTTTCATCCAGCCTGGATCTCTGTGAGGTGAAACATGATATTTGAACAGCTTAAAATATCTTATCGTGTTTGAGATATTTGTGAAGTGGGAAGAAGAGTCTGAATACTGCAAACACACCTCGAGAGGCTGAAATAACTAAAAACCACACCCGACTTAAGTCATGAAAACAATCTTTAAAAGCCCAAAACTGTGTAACAAATGTTCAGGTAGTGATATTAGATTAGTTAAATAACACAGCAGAAAATCCAACAATGTGAAGTTTAAATAGTAGTTTTAAAATAtacacagtaaacacagaacTAATGAAATGAACTAGCTGAATGTCCAGTTTAACTAGTTTTTTCAGTTCCAGGATCTTATATCTgctatttataataaaaaaggaCATACTCTGCTCTCTATTTATACCCTGTTCTGatgtcagatgttaaacatggtcaacgTTCAAACATTTTAAGGTGAATATATGTAGAAATGTGGCCTGTAAGACGAAACTCAGGGCCTCAACACttaatttgtaatgttttatttctttcttttattctcttttgacAGAATATACAAtagaataaacataaaatgtacAAGCAACCAGTCACTCTAGTTCataaataatagataaatacaaatgactacctaaataaataagaaataaaggTATAAGTGACAGACTTCttcaattaaatacattttaataacagATACACTTTTAATATAAAGACTTGAATGCTAAAGAAGTAGTTTCTGGTCTATGTGTAAAATATCCTGAACCAGACTGAACTCTACTTTATTGACATTCAtctaaacaacacacacacacacacacacacacacacacacacacacacacacacacacacacacacacacacacacacacacacacacacacacacacacagacagtgtttcaggtattaggaggaaacttgattagtagaagctgtaaaggatgaaataatgctgacactgaggtCAAATGAACTGTGAGAACTTCGAAGGTAAACTTTCACATTAGTGGGATCTTTCCCTTTTAGCTTTATCCCTAAAAAAATAGTTAGCATCTCTCTTCATCGccacacttttacttttatctactGCAGGTTCGAAGTCTAAATATTCCCATATTGGGTTTTGAAGTTTTCTGCCTGGAACAACAACATTTTCTTCTTGAGcattattcagttattttttcactgctagttttagttttagtcttagttttatggcgcttttccactacacagttccagcactactcggctcgactcgactcggttccaggaacgaccttttccattacaaaaaggtaccgaCTCAACGTGGGctgggtcgtcatagcaacggctctgcgaaactgccgtgacttcgttttctatgccacacaaacacataaacaatggaggacatggaggtgatggtgtacttgctgctgtatgtgtctttctgtcacacacaaaccaatcgctgtaacactgttgctggtatttaaaaatggcgggtttgattcttgtgtgggacggctcatgactcttccattgacaactcttctgaccagcggccggcagtctgatgacgtcacatttagtatcggctcggctcgcttggaacctcagcagagcagatactaaaaaagtaccaggtaccaggtactatccctagtggaaacacaaaaaacctgagttgagtcgagccgagtcgtgctggaactgtgtagtggaaaagcgccattagagAACTAACTCTAGTCCTGACAGCCTGAATTTCTCTAAAGCGTCTTCCTATCCTCAccctcctgtctcctgtgtttCCTCCCGCAGGCTTCGAGTATTACGAGGCCAGCGCCAAGGAGAACATCAACGTGCGGCAGGTCTTCGAGCGCCTGGTGGACATCATCTGCGTGAAGATGTCGGAGCGCGTGGACGTGGAGGCGCCGGTGGCTCCCGGTACCAAGCCCACCAGACTGACCGACAAGCCTGCTCAGCTACCTCAGAAGTGCTGCTGATCGTccgtcaacccccccccccccaacccccccgccccccgctGCTGTCGTCTCGTCCGCTCCCCCAAAAAGCTCtcgagaaaaagaaaaaacaaaagaaaaaaaacagatgtaaCATTCCTCAAACCAACTCCCTCCTGCTTCAGTCCATGTTTGTGAGCAGTCAATAATCACTACTACTGCCTACTGCGGTTTCTGCTAACTAACATTTATATAGCTGTAGTTTCatcttcctccacccccccatcccccaTCCCCCAACCCCCAATCCCGCCCCCCAACCCTGAGTATCCGAGGTCGGTCCTTCTGTGGACAGAGCAGTAAGGGCAGCAGTGAACTCCGAACAAAATCTAACTTGGCGTGTTTGAGAAGGTTGCAGGAGCCATGTTGAATATGTCGCTACGAGCCGGAAAGCCAGTTTATTAAGCAGTGTTAAAACCAGATACAGGAAGTCagagaaggaaaataaaggCTGGTCACATTGTTAGGAGGTTTGGTGATGACGTCTCTACTGGTTCAGCTAGTCGGGGAATCGTCGTAACTTGCTGTCCAGCTAGGAACATGCTATGGCCCTAACCCAACTTCGGACGTTGGAAGTCGGAGCTGGAAATGATGTCGCACCTGAGTTTAGAAGCTAGACAACCAGTTCTATCCTGGTTAACCATTGATAGTGATACCAGGTGATAAAAGAGCATTTCGGTGTATTTTGCTCGTGCAAACAGCGTAGCAACACGTCCatagatagaagttggacatcGCTGTGGgtacgactgatttaatgagacactaATAAGATAAAACTGCTTATAAACACAATATTATGACAACTTTCACACAGAGCCATGAGCTTGGATTTCGAAGTCAATGATGATGAGGTTCGTTCAACCATCCGAGTTGGAAATCTGACTTTTATTCAGAAATTCGGAAATACCAACTTCAGAGTACAATTATAATGCACCATCAGTCATAGaggctctctctctttgtgtctacACATTTATACCATCGACTCCAGTCTACAAAATATCCCCTATTCTGTGGAGCTGTTTGTGCTCCGGAAAGCTTTGATAGTTTCTGCATTGATGCAAATTTGAACTCAATACGAAAGCTTTCAACATAATCgttattttacataaaactaAGCTGTTTTAAATGCAGGTGTGACCGGGCTTTAAACCTTCTACATACATATAAAAGTCTCTACATAGAGAAACAGTAGTTGGTCCTGTTAAAGGCTGCGTATCATTTAAAGAGTTACGATACCAGCACCAAgctccaagtacccttaaagtgacacTAACTGAGTACCTCATTCAATACCCATTCCACATGTAGTGCTCTGTCTTTCACCTCCACGTAACtactgtggcagtgggccaatcacatgtcacattaaatcgaagaacgcttgcattgattgactgggtgcaaaaaggatcaattgcaggtatTGTTTAACGGGAGACctttcaatactacttggtatcgatttattttggtcgaGACCTTAAAAGGTAtcgagtactgatacccagccttAGGTCCTCTACATCAAAAAACTGATCACATGATCCAACTGCCTGTTAGGCTGCAGGTGTAAAATGGATGCATTAGTGTAAGAAAACAGCTGTGTCTTGATTGCTAACATGCAGCACACATCGGCAAGTACTCGAAGCTCAAGAATGCTCGAAAGTAGGACGAAATCAGTGTGTGGAGGTGTTCTGATGCGTGTTTTATGTGTAAAGCAGAGATTGAGAAGCATGTTCCTAGCTGAACCCCAAGGATACAGAAGAAAACCCCTCTGAACATCTAATCATGTGACACTGAACACGGTTGTACCAAAAGGTCTCTGGAGTGGACGCACACGTTTCGGGTTGTACCTCccgtagaaaaaaaaacacgccaaattatgtttttgtgtgagcGTCCTGTCAGGAGCAGGAAGCAGGTCGGTCCACAGGTAAGCACAGCACTGCCTCTCCTCTCAACGTGTAGCACAACGAGAAAAAActcacacctcctcctgctgctgctgctcatgttCACACGTTTACAGTCGCAGTCGCTCATCCGCCGAAACAACACCCGATAGGCTGCTTCTCTTCAGATAGCTAGTGATAGTGAACCCACTCCTAATACAATATGCCTATAGCCCACTTAACTGTTATTGGCCTTACTTAGTGCTGTTTTTGGCTTGAAAGATGCTTTAGGGCTACACCACCAATGCACAACTCCCGGGCAGGGCTGCAGCCGAAAATCATTAAGAGTCAAAGATTAAAACCGAATCGGGTCGAGTCCGAGACTGAAATGACGTCCGAGTACAAAAAAACCAGACTGAGTATTCTTGCTAACGCTGCTCTGAAGTGGTTTTTAACAGcacaaagttaaaaaagaaagagaagaagagaagaaagagagagagagagagagagagagagagagagcgcgagagagTGCCTCCTGTGATGTTTTAACAGGATCCATGTAGATTATTATTGTCGTTGAAGTGACGATGAGACAAATCAAAGTATAAGAACTATAATAATATGTACTAGAACtttatagtaatagtaataataagaGCGCTCGTGTTGCACTTTCATTAACAAACATCAGAACGGGACCAAGCAAGTAGTTGTTAAAttaatatcatattttatttccGTTTGCTCATAATTGTGATTTCTGCATATCTCATAATTATAACTATgatgtacttatatagtgctcATCTTTATAATATTCATAGATATTCATTATGAGATAAAGATATTGTATTTATGACAGAAATCTTAGTTATTAgagattatatttaatatttaaaaaggtcagATTTTTGAGAAAACacctctgttttttgtttttttggtgaatTTAATGCGCTTAATACAATGTAAACACTATAATTATAGTTTTGGTGTGGACTTAGACGCCATAATGTGAGAATGTGTTTgcttttatatgtatattttttatatgaGTCATGAATATTTAGTAACAAAAACTCCTGAGCGAGCacaaattaaattcaaaataaaatccagcATCTTTAACAGCAGGTCAGCCGCTTTTAGTTTGAAATTTACGTGGCACATTTCCTGTCTGGCGTCGTAAATGTGGTGATTTAAAACTTTTAAGTGTCATAAATGATAGTGAACTTAATATATTTGGGTTCAGCTAGATTATAATGGTTCAGCCTCAGTGTTTCCAGcagaaatgagacaaaaaaacaattagcagctggtggagaccaaaccagagctaaaaaaGGAGAGTGAAAATAAAACTACGCTGCTTTAGAGTCTATTAATTAATGAAAACAAGACTTCAGCTATATTATAATGGATGTAATGGTTCAGCTGCAGCGTTTCCAGCAGAAATCAAACAAAGTTAAagactagctggtgaagaaAGTGGATCATTTagcagctggtggagaccaaaccagagctaaaaaaaGGAGAGTGAAAATAAAACTACGCTGCTTTAGAGTCAACAATCAACTAAGAATCAAAAGATCATTTAagcaaaaaaagtcaaatgtttctTGGTTGCAGCTCTGAAGATATGATGATCTAAAGGTTTTAGatgtcatacatgatagtaaactttATATATTCAGGTTTTGGACTGGTTATTAATTAATGAAAACTAAACTTCAGCTATATTATAATGGCTGTAATGGTTCAGCTGCAGCGTTTCCAGCagaaaacagacaaagttagagactagctggtgaagaaAGTGGATCATTTagcagctggtggagaccaaaccagagctaaaagcaGCGTGAAAATAGGaaataataagataaaacaTTGCAGCTTTATAGTCTTGAAACTTAAAACCAGACGGAGCAAACTGGGAAGTGTCCTGATATAATTCAACAAGAATGCATGCTGTATTTAAATAATagcagctggtggagaccaaaccagagctaaaagctGCGTGAAAAtgggaaaataataataagataaaactTTGCAGAAACTTAAAACCAGATGAAGCAAACTGGTAAACTATCCTGACATAATTCAACGAGGCGTCGCTTCTTCTCTCCCAGGTGTAACGTCTGCTCTGCTGTCGAGCCTCGTTCGCACCACCTGAGTCAGATCTTTTTTACCGCCGCTCACACTCTTTCACAGGAGACGACGTGTTCCTCCTCTACGGCGCTTATACATGACAGGAAGTGTCAAAATATCCGCTGTCGTTCCAGCTGTTGGAAAGTATATATCACATCATATTTTTCTGAGTGCTTGCTTGCGGGCGGATTTAATGACATCCTGTGTGATGCTGAAGATAACTAGACTCAGGCTGGAAGGGGTTTTTATTTCTCACTCAGAGACTTCCTGACATGAGCAGAAAGATCATTTGCACAAAGGGAAGCTGATATTCGCTGAGGGAACGATGTGCTGGGACTATAAAGTAGGACCTTTATGACCGCAGCTATA from Scomber japonicus isolate fScoJap1 chromosome 7, fScoJap1.pri, whole genome shotgun sequence encodes:
- the rab3b gene encoding ras-related protein Rab-3B, which translates into the protein MAKADQRFGQRDGSDQNFDYMFKLLIIGNSSVGKTSFLFRYADDSFSNSFVSTVGIDFKVKTVYRNDKRIKLQIWDTAGQERYRTITTAYYRGAMGFILMYDITNEESFNAVQDWATQIKTYSWDNAQVIMVGNKCDMDEERIVPPEKGKHLADQLGFEYYEASAKENINVRQVFERLVDIICVKMSERVDVEAPVAPGTKPTRLTDKPAQLPQKCC